A genome region from Aliivibrio salmonicida LFI1238 includes the following:
- the ftsA gene encoding cell division protein FtsA gives MSKTPEGSIIVGLDIGTNKVSALVGEVLPDGQVSVIGSGSCPSRGMDKGGVNDLESVVKSVQRAIDQAELMAECTITSVFISLSGKHIASQIEKGMGSISEEEVTQDDMDSVIHTAKSVKIGDEQRTLHVIPQEFTIDVQKGIRNPIGLSGMRMEVSVHLITCHNDMARNIVKAVERCGLKVEHIIFSGLASSNAVITEDERDLGVCVVDIGAGTMDIAIWTDGSLRHAEVLPYAGNAVTSDIAYAFGTPFNDAEKLKVKYGCALSEHINRDETVNVPSVGGRPSRSLQRRMLAEVIEPRYSELLGLVNQRIIAIQDKLRTEGTKHHLAAGIVLTGGGSQIDGLVDCAERVFQTQVRIGQPLDVTGLTDYVKEPYQATAVGLLHYGKESQFHDDDDYVPSKHQSFTTVIKKFKNWILKEF, from the coding sequence ATGAGTAAAACGCCAGAAGGCAGTATTATTGTTGGTTTAGACATAGGTACAAACAAAGTATCCGCACTCGTGGGTGAGGTTTTACCTGATGGCCAAGTGAGTGTAATAGGCTCTGGTTCGTGTCCCTCTCGTGGAATGGATAAAGGTGGTGTCAATGACCTTGAGTCAGTAGTGAAATCAGTGCAACGCGCGATTGATCAAGCTGAACTGATGGCTGAGTGCACGATTACTTCTGTATTTATTTCTTTATCAGGAAAGCATATTGCGAGCCAGATAGAAAAAGGAATGGGGTCGATATCTGAAGAAGAAGTTACCCAAGATGATATGGACAGTGTTATTCATACTGCAAAATCCGTTAAAATCGGTGACGAACAGCGAACACTGCATGTAATACCACAAGAATTTACGATTGATGTTCAAAAAGGCATCCGTAATCCAATTGGCTTGTCTGGTATGAGAATGGAAGTGAGCGTTCACCTCATTACGTGCCATAATGATATGGCAAGGAATATTGTGAAGGCCGTTGAACGTTGTGGCTTGAAAGTGGAACATATTATATTTTCAGGCCTAGCTTCAAGTAATGCTGTTATCACTGAAGATGAACGTGATCTTGGTGTTTGTGTTGTCGATATCGGCGCAGGTACAATGGATATTGCGATTTGGACTGATGGTTCATTACGTCATGCAGAGGTGCTTCCATATGCTGGAAATGCAGTAACTAGTGATATAGCTTACGCTTTTGGTACACCATTTAACGATGCTGAAAAATTAAAAGTAAAGTATGGTTGTGCACTTAGTGAGCACATTAATCGTGATGAAACGGTCAATGTTCCTAGTGTTGGTGGGCGTCCATCAAGAAGTTTACAACGAAGAATGCTAGCAGAAGTGATTGAACCAAGGTATTCTGAACTGTTAGGCTTAGTAAACCAACGCATTATCGCGATTCAGGACAAATTACGTACTGAAGGAACTAAGCATCATCTTGCCGCTGGTATTGTATTGACCGGTGGTGGATCACAAATTGATGGTTTGGTTGATTGCGCAGAACGAGTCTTCCAGACCCAAGTAAGAATTGGCCAACCTCTAGATGTAACAGGCCTAACAGATTACGTAAAAGAACCATATCAAGCAACAGCGGTAGGTCTTTTACATTACGGTAAAGAAAGTCAGTTTCATGACGACGACGATTATGTGCCAAGTAAGC
- the murD gene encoding UDP-N-acetylmuramoyl-L-alanine--D-glutamate ligase, with protein sequence MTGFGGVKNVVVVGLGMTGLSVVKHLLRQPEALIVKVIDTRETPPGQEQLPEQVELHSGSWQQDWLLDADLIVTNPGIALASSQLQPAIKKGTPVVGDIELFAWAVTAPVIAITGSNGKSTVTDLTGEMANAAGVKTAVGGNIGFAALDLLEQDADLYVLELSSFQLETTSSLKLKAAAFLNLSEDHMDRYQGMEDYRQAKLRVFDHADVCIVNRDDKETYPDTADKTLISFGFDTSDEYGCIEENGRLFLAKNNTPIIAANELGLVGKHNIANSLVALALLDAAGVNTNKTLDTLKRYNGLTHRCQVVAEMNGVRWVNDSKATNVASTLAALSGLSIEGKLHLLVGGVGKGADFSELSPALNELDLMMYCFGEDGVQFMPLDPRSRLCQTMDEAIELLSPELTFGDMVMLSPACASFDQYTNFMARGDAFTALAKHYSTEK encoded by the coding sequence ATGACTGGTTTTGGTGGTGTAAAAAACGTTGTTGTGGTTGGCTTAGGAATGACAGGGTTATCTGTTGTTAAGCATTTGCTGAGACAACCAGAAGCGTTAATAGTCAAAGTTATTGATACTCGTGAAACGCCACCAGGCCAAGAACAATTGCCTGAACAGGTTGAGTTACATTCTGGTAGTTGGCAACAAGATTGGCTGTTAGACGCCGATCTTATTGTTACTAACCCAGGTATTGCGCTTGCTTCTTCTCAATTACAACCAGCCATTAAAAAGGGCACGCCAGTTGTTGGTGATATTGAATTGTTTGCGTGGGCAGTGACGGCCCCTGTGATTGCAATTACCGGCTCTAATGGCAAAAGTACGGTCACCGATTTAACCGGTGAAATGGCCAATGCTGCAGGGGTTAAAACCGCTGTCGGTGGTAATATCGGCTTTGCTGCGTTAGATCTATTAGAACAAGATGCCGATCTTTATGTACTGGAACTATCCAGTTTTCAACTCGAAACTACATCATCATTAAAGCTAAAAGCCGCCGCATTTTTGAATCTATCTGAAGACCATATGGATAGATACCAAGGTATGGAAGATTATCGTCAAGCTAAGTTGCGTGTATTTGATCATGCCGATGTTTGTATTGTTAATCGTGATGATAAAGAAACTTACCCAGATACAGCAGATAAAACGTTAATTAGTTTTGGGTTTGATACCAGTGATGAGTACGGTTGCATTGAAGAAAATGGTCGGCTGTTTTTAGCTAAAAATAACACACCTATTATTGCTGCCAATGAGCTTGGTCTTGTTGGTAAACACAATATTGCTAACAGCCTTGTTGCTCTTGCTTTACTTGATGCTGCAGGTGTTAATACCAATAAAACATTAGATACGTTGAAGCGTTACAATGGATTAACGCATCGCTGCCAAGTTGTCGCTGAAATGAATGGTGTTCGATGGGTTAACGATTCTAAAGCAACTAATGTGGCGAGTACACTGGCTGCACTTTCTGGTCTTAGTATTGAAGGGAAACTTCATTTGTTGGTTGGTGGTGTTGGTAAAGGGGCTGATTTTTCGGAATTATCGCCAGCATTGAACGAATTGGATTTAATGATGTATTGTTTTGGCGAGGATGGCGTGCAATTTATGCCTTTAGATCCTCGGTCTCGATTATGCCAAACAATGGATGAGGCGATTGAGTTATTATCCCCTGAATTAACATTTGGAGATATGGTAATGCTTTCTCCTGCATGTGCCAGTTTTGATCAATATACTAACTTTATGGCAAGAGGCGATGCATTTACAGCATTAGCTAAACACTATTCAACTGAGAAATAA
- the murG gene encoding undecaprenyldiphospho-muramoylpentapeptide beta-N-acetylglucosaminyltransferase — protein MKNKNKRLLVMAGGTGGHVFPGLAVAKQLQSEGWEIRWLGTEDRMEADLVPKHGIEIDFIKVKGLRGQGLKKLLIAPFQIIGAILQAKKHIQAWQPDVVLGMGGYVSGPGGIAAWLSGIPVVLHEQNAVAGLTNQWLSKIAKRVFQAFPGAFPNADVVGNPVREDVCQLPHPSERFAERNGPIRVLIMGGSQGARILNATLPEVLPKLNHSVEIWHQAGKGNQETVNNAYKDNGITDAKVTEFIDDVAAAYAWADVLVCRSGALTVSEVSAAGVGSVFIPFMHKDRQQALNADHLVQCGAAKMIEQQDLTVQSLVDTLNGLERPKLLEMACNARNAAIIDADVRVATAIKSLAK, from the coding sequence ATGAAGAACAAAAATAAACGTTTATTAGTGATGGCTGGTGGAACGGGCGGACATGTGTTTCCTGGATTGGCTGTTGCAAAACAATTACAAAGTGAAGGGTGGGAAATCCGCTGGCTTGGAACAGAAGATCGAATGGAAGCTGATCTCGTACCAAAACACGGTATTGAAATCGATTTCATTAAAGTGAAAGGATTACGCGGGCAAGGGCTTAAAAAACTATTAATCGCTCCTTTTCAAATTATTGGTGCTATTTTACAAGCAAAAAAACACATTCAAGCATGGCAGCCCGATGTCGTTTTAGGCATGGGGGGCTATGTGAGTGGTCCTGGTGGCATTGCGGCGTGGTTATCTGGTATTCCGGTTGTATTGCATGAACAAAATGCTGTTGCTGGCTTAACCAATCAGTGGTTATCTAAAATTGCTAAACGGGTATTTCAAGCATTTCCGGGTGCTTTTCCAAATGCCGACGTTGTAGGTAATCCAGTAAGAGAAGATGTATGTCAACTGCCTCATCCAAGCGAACGATTTGCAGAGCGTAACGGACCTATTCGCGTATTAATCATGGGTGGCAGTCAAGGTGCCCGTATTCTTAATGCGACATTGCCAGAAGTATTGCCAAAACTGAATCACTCTGTTGAAATTTGGCATCAAGCAGGTAAAGGCAATCAAGAAACCGTTAATAATGCCTATAAAGACAATGGGATTACTGACGCGAAGGTGACTGAGTTTATTGATGATGTTGCTGCGGCTTATGCATGGGCTGATGTATTGGTGTGTCGCTCTGGTGCGTTAACGGTATCCGAAGTGTCAGCGGCAGGTGTCGGCTCTGTATTTATTCCCTTTATGCACAAAGATCGCCAGCAAGCATTGAACGCAGATCACCTTGTACAGTGTGGCGCAGCGAAAATGATAGAACAACAAGATTTAACAGTTCAGAGTTTGGTTGATACACTGAACGGTTTAGAGCGACCTAAGTTATTAGAAATGGCATGTAATGCCCGTAATGCAGCTATTATTGATGCAGATGTACGTGTTGCCACTGCGATTAAAAGCCTCGCTAAATAA
- the ftsW gene encoding cell division protein FtsW, which yields MVIERIKHLASPLQDWVFTPSPKVMFDRQLIWIALGLMLTGLVMVASASFPISTRLTGQPFHFMMRHMLFVFLALSISSIVLRIELNKWLKYSSHLLLISLLLLAAVLVVGKSVNGAARWLPLGIFNLQPAEVAKLSLFVFIAGYLVRRHGEVRDSFRGFVKPLLVLITLAFFLLMQPDLGTTVVMFVTTIAMLFIAGAKLWQFIALVMGGISLVIVLILAEPYRMRRVTSFLDPWQDPFGSGYQLTQSLMAFGRGSWFGEGLGNSIQKLEYLPEAHTDFVFAVIAEELGFVGVCLVLCLIFALVFKALLIGRKCLAHDQRFGGFLAFGIGIWFAFQTLVNVGAAAGIVPTKGLTLPLISYGGSSLIIMSVAVSLLIRIDHECRVYLANEPPRSENEEQK from the coding sequence TTGGTTATTGAGCGAATTAAGCACTTAGCTTCTCCATTACAAGATTGGGTATTTACCCCATCACCTAAGGTTATGTTTGATCGTCAATTGATCTGGATTGCCTTGGGTTTGATGTTAACGGGTTTAGTGATGGTTGCTTCTGCTTCTTTTCCTATCAGTACTCGTCTGACTGGTCAGCCTTTTCATTTTATGATGCGACATATGTTATTTGTGTTTTTAGCATTAAGCATCTCCTCGATTGTTTTACGTATAGAATTGAATAAATGGCTTAAGTACAGCAGCCATTTATTGTTAATTTCTCTTTTACTCCTTGCGGCTGTTCTTGTTGTGGGAAAATCTGTAAATGGTGCCGCTCGTTGGTTACCTTTAGGTATTTTTAATCTACAACCAGCGGAAGTCGCAAAACTGTCTTTATTTGTTTTTATCGCTGGGTATTTAGTTCGACGTCATGGTGAGGTTAGAGACAGTTTTCGTGGGTTTGTTAAGCCTTTATTAGTCTTAATCACGTTGGCTTTTTTCCTTCTAATGCAGCCCGATTTAGGGACAACTGTTGTGATGTTTGTCACTACGATTGCGATGTTGTTTATTGCTGGGGCGAAACTTTGGCAATTTATTGCGTTAGTGATGGGCGGAATTTCGTTAGTTATCGTTCTTATTCTTGCTGAACCTTATCGTATGCGCCGAGTTACTTCTTTTCTTGACCCGTGGCAAGATCCGTTTGGTAGTGGTTACCAATTGACGCAATCTTTGATGGCGTTTGGACGAGGTAGCTGGTTTGGTGAAGGATTAGGTAATTCGATTCAAAAGTTGGAATATTTACCAGAAGCTCATACTGACTTTGTATTTGCGGTTATCGCCGAAGAGCTCGGTTTTGTTGGTGTGTGTTTGGTGTTGTGTTTGATTTTTGCACTCGTATTTAAAGCGCTTTTAATTGGTCGGAAATGTCTTGCACATGACCAACGATTTGGTGGTTTCTTAGCGTTTGGTATTGGTATTTGGTTTGCGTTCCAAACGTTAGTTAATGTTGGTGCTGCTGCGGGTATTGTCCCGACAAAAGGTCTTACATTGCCATTGATCAGTTATGGCGGTTCAAGTTTAATTATTATGTCTGTTGCGGTGTCTTTACTTATTCGTATTGATCATGAGTGTCGTGTTTATCTCGCAAACGAGCCACCTCGGAGTGAAAATGAAGAACAAAAATAA
- a CDS encoding cell division protein FtsQ/DivIB: protein MNASFDKEKIRKHLPGGLFLLFVIIISLWLLVSTISWMTDKDRLPLSHMIIQGQLKHITADDIRGAIESMDSVGTFMTQDVNKLQDALLSLPWIAQVSVRKQWPETIKVFVVENQPEATWNNSVIVNPEGVVFNAPMSDLLESKPALFGPDTDSKEVLSFWHQLQKEFKPLNITVHSVALTERLSWQVVLDNGIRLELGRDAREERVERFIALYKQLADKKHSIDYIDLRYDTGAAVGWKSENLEDKEEN from the coding sequence ATGAATGCATCATTTGATAAAGAGAAAATAAGAAAACACTTACCAGGTGGCTTATTTCTTTTATTTGTTATTATCATTTCGCTTTGGTTGTTAGTGTCGACGATTAGCTGGATGACGGATAAAGATAGATTGCCCTTATCTCACATGATCATTCAAGGACAATTAAAACATATAACGGCTGATGATATTCGTGGAGCCATTGAATCTATGGATTCTGTCGGTACCTTCATGACTCAGGATGTCAATAAACTGCAAGATGCATTGTTATCTTTGCCTTGGATAGCTCAAGTCTCGGTTAGAAAGCAATGGCCAGAAACGATCAAAGTGTTTGTGGTTGAGAATCAACCGGAAGCAACATGGAATAACAGCGTTATTGTTAATCCTGAAGGTGTTGTTTTTAATGCACCAATGAGCGATTTGTTAGAATCAAAGCCTGCATTATTTGGTCCAGATACGGACAGTAAAGAAGTGTTGAGTTTTTGGCATCAACTACAAAAAGAATTTAAACCACTAAATATTACGGTTCACAGTGTTGCGTTAACTGAACGATTATCTTGGCAAGTGGTTCTCGATAATGGTATTCGATTAGAACTTGGTCGCGATGCGCGTGAAGAAAGAGTGGAACGCTTTATTGCTTTATATAAGCAATTAGCAGATAAGAAACATTCGATTGATTACATAGATCTTCGTTATGACACCGGTGCCGCTGTTGGCTGGAAATCAGAAAATCTAGAAGACAAAGAAGAGAATTGA
- a CDS encoding UDP-N-acetylmuramoyl-tripeptide--D-alanyl-D-alanine ligase codes for MILMSLNEVANICQGRLNGVNTSISSVSTDSRNIEAQGLFVALIGERFDAHSFVSVAEEQGAVALLVSHEVDSSLPQVIVSDTEKAFGLLGQYVHQQCHSFTIALTGSCGKTTVKEMLASILKRSGEVLATAGNFNNEIGVPLTLLRSQPSNDFSVIELGANHQNEIAYTTQLVRPDVALVNNIAAAHLEGFGSIEGVAKAKGEIFEGLKENATAIYNLDSNGLPRWSDLFENKTVLSFSQENNQADFHASNIEINGLGASSFTLNTPVGSIVVSLTIIGKHNVSNAVAAAALAVQANCTLADIQQGLQSLENVKGRVAVEVLPSGLKVIDDTYNASVPAMKAAVDLLGGFNGSRWLVLGNMAELGKESLALHREVGEYAAPYQFEQVITFGDDTKVISELCNGRHFESRNELNAYLLQELQLIKHNEVTVLVKGANSSRMSEVVLALKECQ; via the coding sequence ATGATCTTAATGTCATTGAATGAAGTGGCGAACATTTGTCAGGGACGTTTGAATGGGGTAAATACCTCGATTTCAAGCGTGTCGACTGACAGTCGAAATATTGAGGCTCAAGGGCTGTTTGTTGCGCTGATTGGTGAGCGATTTGATGCCCATTCTTTTGTCTCAGTGGCTGAAGAACAAGGTGCGGTTGCTTTACTTGTTTCACATGAGGTTGATTCTTCATTACCTCAAGTGATCGTTAGTGATACGGAAAAAGCGTTTGGGTTACTCGGTCAATATGTTCATCAGCAATGCCATTCCTTTACCATTGCTTTAACTGGCAGTTGTGGCAAAACCACCGTAAAAGAAATGTTAGCGTCTATTTTAAAACGTTCTGGTGAAGTGTTAGCCACTGCGGGTAATTTTAATAATGAAATCGGCGTGCCATTAACGTTGTTACGATCTCAACCAAGTAATGATTTCTCTGTCATTGAACTCGGCGCTAATCATCAAAATGAAATCGCTTATACCACACAACTTGTTCGTCCTGATGTCGCCTTAGTAAATAATATTGCGGCGGCACATTTAGAAGGATTTGGTTCGATAGAGGGGGTTGCGAAGGCAAAAGGTGAAATCTTTGAAGGTCTAAAAGAAAATGCGACGGCTATTTATAATTTAGACAGTAATGGATTGCCTCGCTGGTCTGATTTATTTGAAAACAAAACGGTATTGAGTTTTTCACAAGAAAATAATCAAGCTGACTTTCATGCAAGTAATATAGAGATCAATGGTCTTGGTGCATCTTCATTTACATTGAATACGCCGGTAGGAAGCATTGTGGTTTCACTCACGATTATTGGTAAGCATAATGTATCAAATGCAGTTGCGGCTGCGGCGTTAGCTGTTCAAGCTAACTGTACATTAGCTGATATTCAACAAGGCTTACAATCGCTTGAAAATGTAAAAGGAAGGGTTGCTGTTGAGGTTTTACCTTCTGGTTTGAAAGTGATCGATGATACTTACAATGCCAGCGTTCCTGCGATGAAAGCCGCAGTGGACTTACTCGGTGGCTTTAATGGCAGTCGTTGGCTGGTTTTAGGCAATATGGCTGAGCTTGGTAAAGAAAGCCTTGCACTTCACCGTGAAGTTGGTGAATATGCTGCCCCATATCAATTTGAGCAAGTAATAACGTTTGGTGATGATACCAAGGTGATCAGCGAATTATGCAATGGTCGACACTTTGAGTCTCGTAACGAATTAAATGCCTATTTATTGCAAGAATTACAATTAATTAAACATAATGAGGTTACCGTGCTAGTAAAAGGTGCCAATAGTTCACGTATGAGCGAAGTAGTTTTAGCTCTTAAGGAGTGTCAGTAA
- the mraY gene encoding phospho-N-acetylmuramoyl-pentapeptide-transferase — translation MIIWLSNFLEQYFPFFRLFEYLSFRAILSIITALSISLWMGPKLIRWLQNLQIGQVVRDDGPESHFSKRGTPTMGGIMILTAITVTVFLWADLTNPYVWAVMFVLLGYGAVGFVDDYRKVVRKNTDGLIARWKYFWQSAIALVVAFALYAYGKDTAATQLVVPFFKDIMPQLGLTYILLTYFVIVGTSNAVNLTDGLDGLAIMPTVFVAAGFAFIAWATGNVQFANYLHIPHIPQASELVVVCAAIVGAGFGFLWFNTYPAQVFMGDVGSLALGGALGTIAVLVRQEFLLVIMGGVFVVETLSVILQVGSYKLRGQRIFRMAPIHHHYELKGWPEPRVIVRFWIISMLLVLIALATLKVR, via the coding sequence ATGATTATCTGGTTATCTAACTTTCTAGAGCAATATTTCCCATTTTTTCGTTTATTCGAATACCTTAGCTTTCGAGCTATTTTAAGTATTATTACCGCATTATCTATTTCGTTATGGATGGGGCCTAAACTGATTCGATGGTTACAAAATCTTCAAATCGGTCAAGTAGTACGTGATGATGGTCCTGAATCTCATTTCAGTAAGCGCGGTACGCCAACCATGGGCGGTATCATGATATTAACGGCTATTACGGTCACTGTCTTCTTATGGGCAGATCTTACAAATCCTTATGTTTGGGCGGTCATGTTTGTATTGCTAGGCTATGGTGCCGTTGGTTTTGTTGATGACTATCGTAAAGTGGTTCGTAAAAATACGGACGGTTTGATTGCTCGTTGGAAGTACTTCTGGCAATCAGCCATTGCATTAGTGGTTGCGTTTGCTTTATATGCTTATGGTAAAGATACGGCGGCAACACAGCTCGTTGTTCCTTTCTTTAAAGATATAATGCCACAACTTGGTTTAACTTATATTTTGCTAACCTACTTTGTTATTGTCGGTACAAGTAATGCAGTAAACCTAACGGATGGATTGGATGGTTTAGCTATCATGCCAACGGTATTTGTTGCCGCTGGTTTTGCTTTTATTGCATGGGCGACAGGCAACGTACAATTTGCGAATTACTTACATATTCCACATATTCCACAAGCAAGTGAGTTGGTTGTTGTCTGCGCTGCGATTGTCGGTGCTGGATTTGGTTTCTTATGGTTTAACACTTACCCTGCACAAGTATTTATGGGCGATGTTGGTTCATTAGCACTGGGTGGCGCACTAGGTACGATAGCGGTTTTAGTACGTCAAGAATTCCTTTTGGTTATCATGGGTGGTGTATTTGTTGTAGAAACACTTTCTGTAATTCTACAAGTTGGCTCATACAAGCTACGTGGTCAACGTATCTTCCGTATGGCTCCAATTCATCACCATTATGAATTGAAAGGGTGGCCAGAACCGCGTGTAATCGTGCGTTTTTGGATTATCTCTATGTTATTGGTTCTTATTGCATTAGCGACATTGAAGGTACGTTAA
- the murC gene encoding UDP-N-acetylmuramate--L-alanine ligase, translated as MTTEQKLQLAEIRTMIPEMRRVECIHFVGIGGAGMSGIAEVLLNEGYHISGSDVAENSVTVRLAEKGADIFFGHHASNVEKASVVVVSTAIDQANPEIVAAKENRIPVIRRAEMLAELMRYRHGIAVAGTHGKTTTTALTTQIYSEAGLDPTFVNGGLVKNAGTNARLGSSRFLIAEADESDASFLHLQPMVSIVTNIEADHMDTYGGDFEVLKQTFIDFLHNLPFYGQAVMCIDDDVVRELLPRVSRQVITYGFSDDADVRLINYRQEGQKSFFTVQRKDRTDLDIVLNIPGKHNALNATAAIAVATEEDVEDSAILSALLNFEGAGRRFDQLGEFETGNGHAMLVDDYGHHPTEVDVTIKAARAGWEDKRLVMIFQPHRYSRTRDLYDDFANVLDNVDVLIMLDVYSAGEKPIAGADGRALCRTIRARGKLDPIFVPTIDALPSVLANIIQNNDLVLTQGAGDVGKLAKQLASLELNIQAMKELG; from the coding sequence ATGACAACAGAACAGAAACTACAATTAGCTGAAATTAGAACGATGATCCCTGAAATGCGCCGTGTTGAATGCATCCACTTTGTTGGAATTGGCGGTGCGGGTATGAGTGGGATTGCGGAAGTTTTATTAAATGAGGGCTACCATATTAGTGGCTCTGATGTTGCAGAAAATAGTGTCACTGTTCGTTTAGCTGAAAAGGGTGCTGATATATTTTTTGGGCATCACGCAAGTAATGTAGAAAAAGCGAGTGTGGTGGTTGTATCAACGGCGATAGATCAAGCTAACCCTGAAATCGTAGCAGCAAAAGAAAATCGTATCCCTGTGATACGTCGCGCTGAAATGCTTGCTGAATTAATGCGTTATAGACATGGGATCGCGGTTGCGGGGACTCATGGTAAAACAACAACAACGGCATTAACCACTCAAATTTATTCAGAAGCAGGTTTAGATCCTACTTTTGTTAATGGCGGCTTGGTTAAGAATGCTGGAACGAATGCCCGTTTAGGTTCAAGTCGTTTTCTTATTGCTGAAGCCGATGAAAGTGATGCCTCATTTTTACACTTGCAGCCAATGGTAAGTATTGTCACTAACATTGAAGCCGATCATATGGATACTTATGGCGGTGACTTTGAAGTGTTAAAACAAACTTTTATTGATTTTCTTCATAACCTGCCATTTTATGGTCAAGCTGTCATGTGTATTGATGATGATGTGGTAAGAGAGTTATTACCGCGCGTTAGTCGCCAAGTTATTACGTACGGTTTTTCCGATGATGCGGATGTACGTTTAATTAATTATCGTCAAGAAGGTCAAAAAAGCTTTTTCACGGTACAAAGAAAAGATCGTACAGATTTAGATATTGTCCTTAATATTCCGGGTAAACATAATGCATTGAATGCAACAGCAGCCATTGCTGTTGCTACTGAAGAAGACGTTGAAGATAGCGCGATTCTTTCCGCATTACTCAATTTTGAAGGTGCTGGGCGTCGATTTGATCAGTTAGGTGAGTTTGAAACGGGCAATGGACACGCGATGCTTGTCGATGATTACGGTCATCACCCTACAGAAGTCGATGTTACGATTAAAGCGGCACGTGCAGGCTGGGAAGATAAACGTTTAGTTATGATATTCCAACCTCACCGTTATAGCCGAACGCGTGATTTGTATGATGATTTTGCTAACGTTTTAGATAATGTTGATGTACTTATTATGCTTGATGTTTATTCAGCGGGTGAAAAACCCATTGCAGGTGCTGATGGCCGAGCGTTGTGTCGTACGATTCGAGCTCGTGGTAAATTAGATCCAATATTTGTTCCAACTATTGATGCATTACCCTCTGTTTTGGCTAACATCATTCAAAATAATGATTTAGTGCTGACACAAGGGGCTGGTGATGTTGGTAAATTAGCAAAACAACTCGCTTCATTGGAATTAAATATCCAAGCAATGAAAGAGTTAGGTTAA